One Nicotiana tabacum cultivar K326 chromosome 23, ASM71507v2, whole genome shotgun sequence genomic window, acctaaatcctaaacattaggcctccttttatagggtgaaattcccattcaaaattgtcatccaccgatgtgggacttttgacaatttcaacaaaaGCAACTTGATGTTGACTTATATATAGTTTTTGAAGGGCATGCCGATCCAAGGAAAACTTGACATGTCTTAATTTGGAAAACTCATAGTTTGGTAGTCGAACCTTTAAGGTGATTAGTAATGCAAGGAGCTGAGCAAGAGCAATGGATGTGGAATTCCTATTAAATTTGGGTTTGGAATTTGAGTCCTATTAAGTTATTGAATTCTAAactaataatttatatatatttaatagatTTCTCAAGACAAATACATAATTTGAATTAAAGTTACTGGATTTGGTCAAACCCGAAAGCTATATTCTAGCTCCGCCCTTGTTCATAATTGATCAGTTTTCAGTACTCGAGAATCACATGCCCGAGCCataatttgaagtttatgggttcatgattataatttttttaagttattatgttctaaattaataatttatacatatccaatgaatttcttaagacaaatacaggGTTTGAACCAAAGCTAGTAGGTTTAGCCGAACCTAAAAATTAtactctagctccgcccctgttCATGATTGATCAGTTTTCAGGAGAAACACATGCCAAAAATTGTACCCAAGAATCAAATAATGTAGAGATTCTACTGAAAATTGTCATGGCCTTAGAATTGAGGGAATTGTACAAAATGTTGGTGATGTTATTTATGTGGTTAGTTATGTAGACTGGTGAAACAAGATGAAGTAGCTGTAGTCATAGTTCCATTTCAAGCTCAAGGCCATCTTAACCAACTTCTCCAACTTGCCTGGTTAATCTCCTCTTATGTGTTACGGAAGCCGATTATATAGAGAGTGATTaaatcacaactactatatctaaaggtagctaataaatagtaaatgagacaataataaaatgaacaccagaaattaacgaggttcggcaaaatttaatttttttgcctagtcctcggacacaatcaactcaaatttatttcactccaaaaatacaagtgaaatactacaagagagaaagaagattcaaatgccttaggagataagaaggcaagtgagagatGTTTACAAATGAACAAAACCCTTGCTATTTATAGAAGAGAAATGGccttaataatgtcatgcatgacatcataTTAAGTGTGAACATGCAATGTAGATGCATGAAAAATGCATCTACCAATTTCTTCCTAAAAGGAGGCTTCAAATGTTCACACTAGTTCACATTAATCTTgtcaaaattcaacaaatctccaccttggcaagatTCCACTTTTGCAATTTTCTCTTACTGAttaaattttgattgtgtcttcaactccaatcttcaaagttcaacaatattgatcaagttcaaacaatgttgaaacttgatcgcagtcactACTTTTGTTAGCATATCGGCAAGGTTGTTTGTAGTCCGAATTTTCTGCaccatgactccaccttcttctataatATCTCGTACAAAGTGATATCAAACaccaatgtgcttcgtccttgcatgataaacttggttctttgctaattggatagcactctgactatcacaaaATAGTGTGATGTTTTCTTGACCAATACCAAGATCTCTAAGCaacccttgaagccaaattgcctcctttacAGCCTCCGTaattgccatgtactctgcctcagtAGTAGACAAAGCAAccgttgactgcaaagtagacttccaactaactggtgcattTGCAATAGTGaaaacataaccagtagttgatctacgCTTGTCCAAATCACCCGCATAAtccgagtcacaatatccaaccagATACTGActatcttcctgctcaaaaatcaatccaacatctacagtattacaaatataccgtagaatccatttcacagcttgccaatgctcctttcctggatcatGCATATACCTGCTTACAACTCCGATAGCATGTGAAAtatcaggccttgtgcaaaccattgcatacatcaagctaccaacggcATTCGCATATGGCACTCTTGACATATACTCTTGTTCAGCTTCATTCTTCGGCGACATAACAGCACTAAGCTTAAAGTGAGGAGCAAGAGGAGTGCTAACCAACTTCGTGTTCTCATTCATGCTAAATCAATCTATTACTTTCTTCaagtattctttctgagatagatagagtttctttgaatgtctatctctttttatctccatgccaagaattttcttcgcCTCACCTaaatccttcatctcaaactcctttcttagttgaatcttcaacttctcaATTTCCTCTTGACTTTTGGAaactatcaacatatcatcaacgtataggagaagatatatgaAGGATCCATCttcaagcttgcgcaaatacatacaatgatcgtatttgcttcttttGTACTtctgccgcaacataaacttatcaaatcgtttgtaccattgtctaAAAGATTGTTTCAAtacgtacaacgatttttcaagtttgcacaccatattttccttttcagcaactttgaatccttctggttGAGTCATATAGATTTCCTCTTCCAAGTCTCCATGTAAAAATGCAATTTTTACATCtaactgaactagttccaaattcaactgtgctaccaaagccaacaaaaCTCTAATGGAGGAGTGTTTCACGACTGGAGAAAACAcctcattgtaatcaattccctccttttgagcgtaccctttggccaccaatcttgctttgtagcgaacatcttcttggttaggaaatccttctttctttgcaaataaccatttgcacccaattgctttcttgcccttcgggagattggccaatttccatgtGCAATTCTGATAaagggactgcatttcttcattcatggcaatcctccacttatcttcttctgaactttggactgcgtctttataagtggtaggaacaccatcGGCTACAATTGAGGCTGCACAAGCCAttgtctctatgagacgaacatgtttctttattgttctttttggcttgctggttgctattgattcaagttgttgttggggttcctgagttggaatctcccctTCCATTGACTCTTCTTCCAGGAAAAAATCTTCTATTGTTTCCTCGTTTTCTCCCTGTGTTGGGAAAattaattttccctcaaactccccCTGCTTTGAAGCACCAtcagtttgtttgacatcttcaaaTGTCACTTTATCTATTATGGAAGATTTATCAAAGGTAATATCTCTGCTGAATATAACTTTTCTTGTCTCTGGACACCATAATCGGTATCCTTtaactccagaagtaatccccataaatataCCTTTCTTTGCcctcggatccaattttgactctttcacatgataatatgcaattgagccaaactcatgtaaaaaattataatcttcagcaggttttccataccatttttcaaatggtgtcttgcctcCAATATcggcagatggtagacgattaatgaggtggcatgcatatgttattgcctcagcccaaaattctttacCCAAGCCAgtattggacaacatacaccgaaCCTTCTCCAGCAATGTCCAGTTCAtgcgttctgccactccattctatTGTGGTGTATTTCTGACGGTGAAATGTCTCAAAATGCCATCATCTTCACAAATCTTATTGTaaagatcatttttgtattctccaccgTTATCTGTGCGAAGACACTTTATCTTTCTGCCTGTTTGAGTCTCTATCATCGCCTTCCATTtaagaaaaattcccagcacctCATCTTTGGTTTTCAtagtatacacccatactctccgggaaaagtcatcaataaaggttacaaaatagtgtttcccacctaatgaaggtgttttggaagcaccccaaacatcagagtgaacataatccaaaatacttttagtattatggattgctgttccaaatttaacccttgtttgtttttccttgacacaatgctcacaaaactccaaattgcaagtctttactccttttaacaatccttgatctgataaaatctttaaggattttcctccagcatgtcccaagcgtatgtgccatagcttggttgcttctgcctccttgtcatcactggatatcactgttgctgtcccaataactgtattACCGCGATAGTGGTACATGTTATTATTTCGCCGGAttcccttcattaccactagtgcaccagagCATATTCTCATTACCCCATTTTCTGCAACGACTTTGAGCCCCTTTGACTCTAGGGCTCCTACagaaatgagatttttcttcaattccggtacgtatcgaacatctgttaatgttctgatcaatccatcatggttccttaatcggaTTGAACCAATACCATATGCGGTAAGAGGATTGTTATTTGCTGTGTGAATAACTCCacattctccttcttgaaaatcaacgaaccagtccttgttgggacacatatgatagctacaagctgaATCCATCAGCCATATGTTAGATGGTTTGAATGGCTCAGTTGTAACTAGCGAGAAATCAGAGTCGTCataatcagctacatttgaatccatgacAACCTTTCCATTGTTAGGTTTGGCCTTGTTTTTAAACtttggacagtctttcttccaatGTCCCTTTTCTCggcaaaaggcacattcatctttgctgggtctagatcttgacttggatcttcctttcTTCGTTCTCATATGATTTTGAGAACGACCTCTCAcgaccagtgcttctccttctccactcttttgtttttctctctttatttgttcatagctgtacaaggCAGAACAAACTTCTTTGAGAGACACTTCATCATTCCCATGAAGTAGAGTAGTTTcgaggtgctcgtactcatcgggAAGTGAACTTAATAACATTAAGGCCATATCTCCATCACTAAAAGTCACGTCCATATTCTGTAAATCTGTCGCCAACTTATTAAAGCTGGTGATATGATCATTCATTGTAGTACCAGGAACATATGTGAAGCGTAACCGTCTTTTTTTCATGTAaagtttattttgactgtttttcttcaagaatttatccTCTAATGCATTTcacaatttacttgcagaagtttttTTTGTGTATGGATACTTCTATTCTCTTGCGAGGTAAGATCGAATGGTACCACAAGCAACGCGGTTGATAATCTTCCAATCTCCTTCTCCGATATTGTCTGGTTTATTTTCTTCTATGGCaatatctagcccttgttgaaaaaggacatcaagAACCTCagcttgccacatcccaaaatgtcctgacccgtcaaaaatttcaactgcaaatttcgcatttgacataaTTCTTGTCATAATTGAAGATGCCAACGACGTATTACTGACACCTGATGTGGACTCTTCATTTTTATTATCTCCCATTTTGCTATAGATACTATTTATTTGCTGACAGTACAGAACACCAAAGTacttcttttctgatgtggaagttcagactatgctgcaaccacagagcatactaagaTAGAACCTTggttctgataccaattgttgcggaagccgaatatataaagagtgattaaatcacaactactatatctaaaggtagctaataaatagtaaataagCCAATAAGAAAATGAACACCAGAAATTAATGAGGTTttgcaaaatttaatttttttgcctagtcctcggacacaatcaactcaaatttattttaatccaaaaatacaagtgaaatactacaagagagaaagaagattcaaatgccttaggagataagaaggcaagtgagagatGTTTACAAATGAACAAAATCCTTGCTATTTATAGAAGAGAAATGAccttaataatgtcatgcatgacatcatattaagtgtgaacatgcaatgtaaatgcatgaaaaatgcatcTACCAATTTCTTCCTAAAAGGAGGCTTCAAATGTTCACACTAGTTCACATTAATCATGTCAAAATTCAACATTATGGTCTCTCCGACTACTATGTTGGTTTAGCCCCTTACAAATAAAGAGAcggatccaagatttaaattttatgggttcaatatttaagatttttagtattgaacccatcatattttcaaagttatgggttcatattcacTGTTTCTTACAGTTTTAATAAAtctttacacataaatttatgctccgcctcaaaagttatggattcaattgaacccgtaGTTATAGTGCCAGATACGCCCTGCTTACAATCGTCAGGCCAGGGTCCGCACCAACGCCTTAAATCCATCCGATATAGCCAAGATTCGCTTCCTTGACCTTCCAATAACTCCTGACCTTTCCACTGCCCCTCGATCCCAATGTCTTGAGCAAAATACCTGTATCTTTATATCCACTATGGAATGTTTGTATGCTTTTACGCGACCCCTTTGCTTCCTTCTTACGAGATATTTCATTTAAAGCAAGACGAGTTGTTGTTGTTCATGATTCTTTAATGTCCTATAATGTTCAGGATGTTTCCTCATTATGCTGAATCTGTCaagacccaattttccctataggccgtgatggcgcttaACGTCGCCCCTAGACAAGCCAACTAGTTATATGTAGTCTTCATTTCCCAATGCTGAATCCTATATCTTTAACTGCATTTCTAGTTGCGAAATGTGCTGTAGTCATATATGCACAGCAGCGGGGTTGCCTATCCCGCTTTCACAAGAACTACTTCAAAGGCTACCTTGATGTTACAGTGATGAAATCAAACACCTAGGAAGTTTTCAGGTTTAGTATATAGGTATTAGTGCTGGTGATATCTATAATACAAGCCGTTTATGTATCTTTTGGAACGTCAACTTCATTTTCTGATGAACAAATCAAGGAGCTCGCGATGGGATTAGAGCGAAGCAAACAAAAGTTCATATGGGTGTTGAGAGATGCCGATAAAGGAGATATCTTTACAGGAGAAGCTAGAAGATTTGAGTTGCCAGAAGGTTTTGAGGAAAGACTAAAAGGGGTAGGCTTATTAGTTAGAGAATGGGCACCACAACCAGAAATCTTGGCTCATTCGTCGACAAGTGGATTCATGAGTCATTGTGGTTGGAATTCTTGCATAGAGAGCATTACTATGGGAGTGCCAATAGCTGCTTGGCCAATGGATTGTGATCAACCAAAAAATGGTTTTTTGAAAATTGTCGCGACCCTAAATTCCTACCTtcgggatcgtgatgacgcctaacatttcacttgctaggcaagccaacgttagaatataattagtcattttaacacaattttaaattaattaataacaaaaaaataaatgcggaaataaagtaaataatccataataaatGTGATATATAAATATcatcccagatctggagtcacaagtgcatgagcttctagaataatataaataaaggtctgaataaaattcaagttgtttgaaatataatacacacctgagataagatagaaggggacttcagaactgcgaacgctgtgcaattatacctcaagtctccactggtagctgtatccgggcaaatctacagtgcgccgctgggaccaactccgaaatctgcacaagaagtatagagtatagtatcagtacaaccgaccccatgtactggtaagtgtcgagcctaacctcaacgaagtagtgacgaggctaaggcaggtcgcttacattaacctgtacttaataataataataataataataataataataataataataatgaaacaaacaatgacgaGTAACAATTAATggtgaaaatcagggagaaaataggcagtctaatatttaatatgctaaatgtcaagtagcaactaagacacataaatcaagtaagcatgtaacaattattgcaggaattcaagaattaatattagacaaggaatatgagaaaaataattattataacaattaattcgtgtcttaaaataatttaaaatgtttaaataattaagcaaataattaatttaacaaagtataggcactcgtcaccttgcctatacatcgataca contains:
- the LOC142177536 gene encoding secreted RxLR effector protein 161-like yields the protein MNENTKLVSTPLAPHFKLSAVMSPKNEAEQEYMSRVPYANAVGSLMYAMVCTRPDISHAIGVVSRYMHDPGKEHWQAVKWILRYICNTVDVGLIFEQEDSQYLVGYCDSDYAGDLDKRRSTTGYVFTIANAPVSWKSTLQSTVALSTTEAEYMAITEAVKEAIWLQGLLRDLGIGQENITLFCDSQSAIQLAKNQVYHARTKHIGV